The Planctomycetia bacterium genome segment ACTCGCTACGAAAAACTGAAACAAACATTTCTGGCAATCATCCAACTGGCCCTCGGATTCATCCGCCTAAAGCGGATTTAATCGTCAACAGAGCCTAGTATGTCCGATTCCCGTCACGTGAGGATGGCCTTCACCACGTTGCCGCTGACATCCGTAAGCCGGTGATCGCGGCCTTCATGGAAATAGGTGAGCCGTTCGTGGTCCATGCCCATCAGGTGCAGGATCGTGGCGTGAAGGTCGGTGAGATGGACTTTGTCTTTTACGGCCTCGAAACCGAATTCATCGGTTTCGCCGTATTTCGTGCCGCCGCGCACGCCCGCGCCGGCTAGCCACATCGAGAAACCGTACGGATTGTGATTCCGCCCCGGGGCGCCTTGCCCTTCGCTGAACGGCATGCGGCCGAACTCGCCGCCCCAGAGAATCAGCGTCGATTCCAACAGGCCGCGCTGCTTCAAGTCCATCAGCAGCGCGGCGATCGGTTGATCGACTTCCGCGGCATGCTGGCCGTGGTTCTTCTCGATGCTTTCGTGCGCGTCCCAGGTTTCTTCCAAGTGTCCGCCACCGGAATACAGTTGCACGAAGCGCACGCCGCGTTCCACAAGCCGGCGGGCGACGAGGCAGTTGCGGCCGAACTCGTCGGTCGGCGACTTGCCGACGCCGTACATGTCGAGCGTCGTCTGCGTTTCCTGGCCGAGATCGACCGCCTCCGGAGTTTCCGATTGCATGCGGAACGCCAGCTCGTACGAATTGATCCGCGCCGCGAGTTCATCGCCGCCAGGCCGCGCGGCGAGATGCTCGGCGTTGAGCTGCGCCATCAAATTGAGCTGTGCTCGTTGCGCCTCGCGGGAAATGGACTCCGGCCCGCGGAGGTTCAATATCGGATCGCCGACCGGTCGGAACAGCGTGCCTTGGTACGAAGCCGGCATGAAGCCCGCCGACCAATTCGGTTGCCCGCTGATCGGCCCGCCGCGTTTGTCGAGAATGACCACATAGCCAGGGAGGTTTTGATTCTCGGTCCCCAACCCATACACCGACCACGCTCCCAGCGACGGCCGACCGATGAACGTTTTCCCCGTGTTCATCGCCACGAGTGCCGACCCGTGCGCATGGCTGTCGGTGTAACAAGAGTTGATCACCGCCAACTTGTCGGCGTGTTCACGCACTTTCGAGAAAAAGTCGGAGATCAACAACCCGCTTTCGCCGCCGGGACGAAACGGGCGGAACGACGGCGTCAAAAAGCCAACCTTGCGCCCGCCTGAGTTGGTGAACTTCTTCCCTTCCGGCAACGGCTGCCCCGCGTATTGTTCCAGCACCGGCTTGTAGTCGAAGGTA includes the following:
- a CDS encoding DUF1501 domain-containing protein → MAERLFPCGSTRREFVWEMGAGFAGLALTSLLDGDGFFTRHAAAETSIKTASPLAPRAPHFATKAKSCIFLMMNGAPSQVDTFDYKPVLEQYAGQPLPEGKKFTNSGGRKVGFLTPSFRPFRPGGESGLLISDFFSKVREHADKLAVINSCYTDSHAHGSALVAMNTGKTFIGRPSLGAWSVYGLGTENQNLPGYVVILDKRGGPISGQPNWSAGFMPASYQGTLFRPVGDPILNLRGPESISREAQRAQLNLMAQLNAEHLAARPGGDELAARINSYELAFRMQSETPEAVDLGQETQTTLDMYGVGKSPTDEFGRNCLVARRLVERGVRFVQLYSGGGHLEETWDAHESIEKNHGQHAAEVDQPIAALLMDLKQRGLLESTLILWGGEFGRMPFSEGQGAPGRNHNPYGFSMWLAGAGVRGGTKYGETDEFGFEAVKDKVHLTDLHATILHLMGMDHERLTYFHEGRDHRLTDVSGNVVKAILT